From one Halosimplex rubrum genomic stretch:
- a CDS encoding ArsR family transcriptional regulator: protein MSTTENGAVKLKRPVDFEILGAYSDGEQDVGVNIAERIDYNRSYVNTRLPQLEDYGLLTKVGPSERSGLYRITPKGVAALRLRNEYGEEGYEELVDERAAPIEVHRPRITGDEF from the coding sequence ATGAGCACCACCGAGAATGGGGCAGTGAAGCTGAAACGCCCCGTCGATTTCGAGATACTCGGCGCCTACTCCGACGGCGAGCAGGACGTGGGCGTAAACATCGCGGAGCGCATCGACTACAACCGGAGTTACGTCAACACGCGACTTCCTCAGCTGGAAGACTACGGTCTGCTCACGAAGGTCGGTCCGTCGGAGCGGTCCGGACTCTACCGGATCACGCCGAAAGGGGTTGCGGCGCTCCGGCTCCGAAACGAGTACGGCGAAGAGGGTTACGAGGAACTCGTCGACGAGCGAGCGGCGCCTATCGAGGTCCACCGGCCCCGAATCACTGGCGACGAGTTCTGA
- a CDS encoding Cdc6/Cdc18 family protein — protein MFSTTGKAIQTLRAAAELADERNCPVETVDIGVAYQRALGRIREANLRSMDYDYHVLYELIREAGEIKPGDLHDRYVRVQEKVYTGVTAKPIAERRRRDKLRKLAEYELIEKAANRHQFHRVRDATIVSERVRLPARTVPDE, from the coding sequence GTGTTTTCAACTACTGGTAAGGCCATCCAGACGCTCCGGGCTGCGGCCGAACTCGCCGACGAGCGTAACTGCCCGGTCGAAACCGTCGACATCGGCGTGGCCTACCAGCGGGCGCTGGGCCGCATCCGCGAGGCAAACCTGCGGTCGATGGACTACGACTACCACGTCCTCTACGAGCTGATCCGCGAGGCCGGTGAGATCAAGCCCGGCGACCTGCACGACCGCTACGTACGGGTCCAAGAGAAGGTCTACACCGGCGTCACCGCGAAGCCGATCGCCGAGCGCCGGCGTCGGGACAAGCTGCGGAAGCTCGCTGAATACGAGCTCATCGAGAAGGCAGCCAACCGCCACCAGTTCCACCGGGTCCGCGACGCGACGATCGTTTCCGAGCGCGTCCGGCTCCCCGCCCGGACCGTCCCCGACGAGTAA
- a CDS encoding transposase has translation MTKEKDEDADRDPESKGEIHERWQEKAEISSRYREAERKLPDDPRDDPWAYTGLLSRNPAKNITPPLWEAIKSEAYRVCDFYDELETPEHRLAKALGKVQLRHYYWSEGKNDHLTENLDGEDATRLYLFFDLSALNQSGVARAINDPDIREALDIEDSVSQPTLNRMPGRMDEDTRHYYASETETLVRRMQDTRVEHWFRDPTPDTIVTDGEGFPPVQVIARELRSKTFKYIRLKRDDSTEVTKDAALRVLIAAANGNGFVNDAAKNLKYKPFYDDGDIPTGQNLTYHLRKSSRESVMRMFREANEVLFEIASRHDYFPEEAEVAIDITDWPFYGDADGDGFIRGTKPGRNYSWAWKYITLALVGSDTPLILVVLPVKDKSKTPKYIRRMLRLSRQHVNIGRVYLDAGTEFYNSDTISAITEQGLELVMQGRKSGKTVKHFLNGMARADLRSSYYPYGVGDLDEDSYYAVGLKSDKTVKLRKSEAEEPMDDYTYFYTNLHPEEVPPEELGEAYRRRWGIETDFRVIKEEFLAKSASRDPAIRAFYFNFAAHLFNIWTVANILRAEETGEALSEGKQLTAGELMQAIEDDPHDLRIPTEPPETRQVFGDVLGAGWSTSDAD, from the coding sequence GTGACCAAGGAGAAAGACGAGGACGCTGACCGTGATCCCGAGTCGAAGGGTGAAATCCACGAGCGGTGGCAGGAGAAGGCGGAGATTTCAAGCCGGTACAGGGAAGCTGAGAGGAAGCTACCCGACGACCCGCGGGATGATCCGTGGGCGTACACGGGGCTCCTGAGTCGAAATCCAGCCAAGAACATCACGCCGCCGCTGTGGGAGGCGATCAAGTCTGAGGCTTACCGCGTCTGCGATTTTTACGACGAACTGGAGACGCCCGAGCATCGCCTCGCAAAGGCACTCGGGAAAGTCCAGCTTCGGCACTACTACTGGTCGGAAGGAAAAAACGACCATCTCACAGAGAATCTCGATGGAGAGGACGCAACGCGGCTGTATCTGTTCTTCGACCTCTCGGCACTCAACCAGTCGGGTGTTGCCCGTGCCATCAACGACCCCGACATTCGGGAGGCGTTGGACATTGAGGACTCGGTGAGTCAGCCGACGCTGAACCGGATGCCGGGACGGATGGACGAGGATACACGACACTACTACGCGAGTGAGACCGAGACGCTGGTTCGGCGAATGCAGGACACGAGGGTCGAACACTGGTTCCGAGACCCGACGCCGGACACGATAGTCACTGACGGTGAGGGGTTTCCGCCGGTCCAGGTGATCGCTCGGGAGCTGCGCTCGAAGACGTTCAAGTACATCCGGCTGAAGCGCGACGACAGCACGGAAGTGACGAAGGACGCCGCTCTCCGGGTGCTCATCGCCGCCGCGAACGGGAACGGGTTCGTCAACGACGCCGCGAAGAACCTCAAGTACAAGCCGTTCTACGACGACGGCGACATTCCGACGGGGCAGAACCTCACCTACCACCTGCGGAAGTCTTCGCGGGAGTCCGTCATGCGGATGTTCCGGGAAGCGAACGAGGTACTGTTCGAGATCGCCTCCAGGCACGACTACTTCCCCGAGGAGGCAGAGGTCGCCATCGACATCACGGACTGGCCGTTCTACGGCGATGCAGACGGCGACGGATTCATTCGCGGAACGAAGCCGGGACGGAACTACTCGTGGGCCTGGAAGTACATCACGCTCGCTCTCGTCGGGAGCGACACGCCGCTGATTTTGGTCGTGCTCCCGGTCAAGGACAAGTCGAAGACGCCGAAGTACATTCGCCGGATGCTCCGTCTGAGCCGGCAACACGTGAACATTGGCCGCGTCTACCTCGACGCCGGGACGGAGTTCTACAACTCGGATACGATTTCGGCTATCACCGAGCAGGGGCTGGAGCTGGTGATGCAGGGCCGCAAGTCGGGAAAGACAGTCAAACACTTCCTGAACGGGATGGCGCGTGCCGATCTTCGTTCGTCGTACTACCCGTACGGCGTCGGCGACCTCGACGAGGACAGCTACTACGCGGTCGGGCTGAAGTCGGACAAGACGGTGAAACTACGGAAGTCAGAAGCTGAAGAGCCGATGGACGACTACACGTACTTCTACACGAACCTGCATCCCGAAGAGGTTCCACCGGAGGAGTTGGGTGAGGCGTACCGGCGTCGGTGGGGCATCGAGACGGACTTCCGCGTGATCAAGGAGGAGTTCCTCGCCAAGTCAGCGTCACGGGACCCGGCGATACGAGCGTTCTACTTCAACTTCGCGGCCCACCTGTTCAACATCTGGACGGTAGCGAACATCCTCCGCGCCGAGGAGACTGGCGAGGCCCTGAGCGAGGGGAAGCAACTGACTGCTGGTGAGCTGATGCAGGCCATCGAGGACGACCCGCACGACCTTCGGATTCCGACCGAACCACCAGAAACTCGACAGGTATTTGGCGACGTTCTCGGGGCCGGTTGGAGCACCTCAGACGCCGACTGA
- a CDS encoding type II toxin-antitoxin system RelE family toxin, which produces MAHEVVLTETLVETLEQFETQDAERIINKLEDIEDFPDHFLDRLKNHPGYKLRVGDFRVLIDWDKDNEVLYAIDAFERKKEYRELGKYREVWGSWRDDAEG; this is translated from the coding sequence GTGGCTCACGAGGTCGTTCTGACGGAGACGTTGGTCGAAACGCTGGAGCAGTTCGAAACGCAGGATGCGGAGCGGATCATCAACAAGCTGGAGGACATCGAGGACTTCCCGGATCACTTTCTGGACCGGCTGAAGAACCACCCCGGCTACAAGCTTCGTGTCGGCGACTTTCGCGTGCTGATTGATTGGGACAAGGACAACGAGGTGCTCTACGCCATCGACGCCTTCGAGCGGAAGAAGGAGTACCGAGAACTCGGGAAGTACCGTGAGGTGTGGGGGTCATGGCGGGACGACGCGGAGGGGTGA
- a CDS encoding ribbon-helix-helix domain-containing protein → MSTGADDNGDGDMVKLNVKVPKRLLEEIDELAEELEYTNRSEFIREVLRDTTEPILTPGAQEGVSEGYADVAAGRTMSTDEARERLGIDQD, encoded by the coding sequence ATGAGCACGGGCGCGGACGACAACGGCGACGGGGACATGGTGAAATTGAACGTGAAGGTCCCGAAGCGCCTTCTCGAAGAGATCGACGAACTGGCCGAGGAGTTGGAGTACACCAACCGCTCGGAGTTCATCCGTGAGGTGCTGCGTGACACCACGGAGCCGATTCTGACGCCCGGGGCACAGGAGGGTGTCTCCGAGGGCTACGCGGACGTGGCGGCGGGTCGGACGATGTCCACGGACGAGGCCCGCGAACGCCTCGGCATCGATCAGGACTGA